Below is a window of Candidatus Viadribacter manganicus DNA.
GGTGATTTAGCGCACGCGGCAACGGCGTGTTGTCGCCGAAACTTGCCGGTCCACATCCGCGAATCGAATGACAGATTTGGTCGTTCCGGTTACTCCTCAAGCGATGAAGCTGGTGTTCATCTACGGGCAAGCCGGGGTCGGCAAACTTACCGTTGGGCGCGAGTTAGCGGACCTGACCGGGATGGCGCTATTCCACAATCACCTCGTTGTTGACACAGTCGGGGCAGTCTTTCCCTTTGGCTCAGGTCCGTTCGTCAAACTACGGGAGCGTTTCTGGCTCGACGTATTCGCGGAAGCGGCGGCCGCAGGTCGGTCAATGATTTTTACATTCGCACCGGAGGGCACTGTCTCTTCCGACTTTCCTGAAAGAGTTCGTTCGCTCATCAAAGCTGCCGGCGGTGAAATCCATTTCATTCGGTTGACCGCGCCTGTCGAGGAACAGGAGCGGCGCATTGATGCGCCAAGTCGCGCTGCATTCGGGAAGTTGCGTTCTCTAGATTTGCTTCGTGAACTCAAACCGCAGTTCGATGCAGCGCTAGCTGCGATGCCTGTTGCTTTACTGACTATCGACACCGCGTCAGTAGATGCACGAGCCGCAGCACAGGCCATCGCCGAAGCGGTGGGAGCCGATTAAAGGCGGACGCTTCTCTCCACTTCATGCCGTGGCCGACAAATTCATGACCGGCTGGGCCCCTCAAATCGCGACACTGGTAATGCCGCGTCCGCTAAGTCGCGATCTCGCCGGTTTCGGCCATTCGCCCTGGTCCGCGAGAACGGATCACGCTACGCGCGGCAACTCATCCTTTTCATCGCTTGCAACGCCCGCGATCGGCACACGAAGGGTGAATACTGTGCCGCCGCCCTCTCTGTTTGAGAAACTGACCTCTCCATCCATGAGACGCGCCAGCGCTCGAACAACCGCCAACCCCGTGCCCGCGCCCTCAAAGCGGCGATCAGCTCTGCTGTCGCCTTGCACGAAGGGCAGGAAAATCTTCTCGGCTATAGCCTCATCGATGCCGACACCCGTATCG
It encodes the following:
- a CDS encoding AAA family ATPase, producing the protein MTDLVVPVTPQAMKLVFIYGQAGVGKLTVGRELADLTGMALFHNHLVVDTVGAVFPFGSGPFVKLRERFWLDVFAEAAAAGRSMIFTFAPEGTVSSDFPERVRSLIKAAGGEIHFIRLTAPVEEQERRIDAPSRAAFGKLRSLDLLRELKPQFDAALAAMPVALLTIDTASVDARAAAQAIAEAVGAD